In Triticum aestivum cultivar Chinese Spring chromosome 5B, IWGSC CS RefSeq v2.1, whole genome shotgun sequence, the following proteins share a genomic window:
- the LOC123117823 gene encoding noroxomaritidine/norcraugsodine reductase-like, with amino-acid sequence MAADCGSREEMWSLADATALVTGGSKGIGHAIVEELARFGARVHTCSRNAAELEECRRRWEEKNLQVTVSVCDVSVGADREKLMETVRQTFDSKLDILVNNAAQLFYKPTVGCTAEEYSNLMTTNLESTFHLSQLAHPLLLHASIAGGGTIINMSSIGGSIGFAGYTIYATTKGAIHQLTRSLATEWGPDNIRVNAIAPGFITTDMIKDIDTEFMKQEHLKTPLGRSGKPVEIATAVSFLCMPAASFITGQVICIDGGRTISS; translated from the exons ATGGCTGCTGACTGCGGGAGTAGGGAGGAGATGTGGAGCCTGGCCGACGCCACCGCGCTCGTCACCGGCGGCAGCAAAGGGATAGG ACATGCCATCGTGGAGGAGCTTGCTAGGTTTGGGGCGAGGGTGCACACCTGCTCCCGGAACGCAGCGGAGCTGGAGGAGTGCCGCCGGCGGTGGGAGGAGAAGAACCTCCAGGTCACCGTCTCTGTCTGTGATGTGTCCGTAGGTGCCGACAGGGAGAAGCTTATGGAAACGGTCCGACAAACCTTCGACTCCAAGCTCGACATACTA GTGAACAATGCGGCACAATTGTTCTACAAGCCCACTGTTGGATGTACAGCGGAGGAATACTCGAACCTGATGACCACCAACTTGGAGTCGACCTTCCATCTCAGCCAACTCGCGCACCCTCTTCTCCTACACGCTTCTATTGCCGGAGGAGGCACCATCATCAACATGTCCTCTATTGGAGGCTCAATCGGCTTTGCAGGCTACACAATTTATGCTACCACAAAAG GTGCAATACACCAGCTTACGAGGAGTTTGGCCACCGAGTGGGGCCCCGACAACATTCGTGTGAATGCCATCGCCCCAGGTTTTATCACAACCGATATGATTAAAGAT ATTGATACAGAGTTTATGAAGCAAGAGCACTTGAAGACCCCGTTGGGACGGAGCGGCAAGCCGGTGGAGATCGCCACAGCAGTGTCATTCCTATGCATGCCGGCAGCTTCTTTTATCACCGGCCAAGTCATTTGCATCGATGGTGGTCGAACTATTAGTTCTTAA